From a region of the Rhinopithecus roxellana isolate Shanxi Qingling chromosome 8, ASM756505v1, whole genome shotgun sequence genome:
- the PIFO gene encoding protein pitchfork, translating into MCFSKADAEDNYPFGTCQQRKLFPHFHPPNLIGNKFVPLRGSPHRGPGCYLSDGYGLAYDLSKIPTSIKGYTLGARTAVRFKPIQKEMTPAAGMYQKVSPQQEKHKQNFAPFNVLVPRFKNYPKDTYYPSPGAYNPEKKPPPKIAWPMKFGSPDWAQVPCLQKRTLKAELSTDKDFRKHRNRVAYLSLYYN; encoded by the exons ATGTGCTTCAGCAAAGCAG acGCCGAGGATAATTACCCTTTTGGAACATGTCAACAGAGGAAACTTTTTCCTCACTTCCATCCCCCAAATTTGATTGGGAACAAGTTTGTCCCTCTTAGGGGATCACCCCACAGAGGGCCTGGGTGTTACTTATCAGAT GGATACGGCTTGGCATACGACTTATCTAAGATCCCAACCAGTATAAAAGGATATACTCTGGGAGCCAGAACAGCTGTGAGGTTTAAACCAATACAGAAG GAAATGACACCTGCTGCAGGCATGTACCAGAAAGTGAGTCCTCAGCAggagaaacacaaacaaaatttTGCTCCATTTAACGTCTTGGTGCCTCGATTTAAGAACTACCCAAAGGACACTTACTATCCCAG cccTGGCGCATACAACCCAGAGAAGAAGCCACCTCCAAAAATTGCCTGGCCAATGAAATTTGGATCTCCAGACTGGGCTCAGGTTCCATGTCTACAGAAAAGGACCCTAAAAGCTGAG CTGTCCACAGACAAAGACTTTAGAAAGCATCGGAACCGTGTGGCCTACCTAAGCCTGTATTATAACTGA